One window of the Cryptomeria japonica chromosome 7, Sugi_1.0, whole genome shotgun sequence genome contains the following:
- the LOC131040004 gene encoding uncharacterized protein LOC131040004, with protein sequence MPQIEGRGNPLNKKGDPFFVGALGKNAQLLKDLKFCIENPRVKTLVPTIAIPKGLVDELGDGHVRKILCPLPLVLGLDKPSVVPNFLMALQAKGWDAVRLNAYVTRWARSDCAQMLLGMRETDAIVLTSITETQGLLKNLLFFGC encoded by the coding sequence ATGCCACAAATTGAGGGCAGGGGAAATCCTTTGAATAAAAAGGGGGATCCATTTTTTGTGGGGGCCCTTGGAAAGAATGCCCAACTCCTCAAGGATTTAAAATTCTGTATAGAGAATCCTAGAGTGAAAACCCTAGTGCCCACCATAGCAATCCCCAAAGGTTTGGTTGATGAATTGGGAGATGGGCACGTGCGCAAAATCTTGTGCCCACTGCCCTTAGTATTGGGTCTGGACAAGCCTTCCGTTGTTCCAAATTTTCTTATGGCCTTGCAAGCTAAGGGCTGGGATGCCGTACGCTTGAATGCATATGTCACTAGGTGGGCTCGCTCAGATTGTGCTCAAATGTTGCTTGGGATGAGGGAAACCGATGCAATTGTTTTAACTAGCATAACAGAGACTCAGGGACTATTGAAGAACCTTTTGTTCTTTGGGTGTTGA